The sequence TCCACGACGCCTGGTCGTCGTTCGCCGCGCACTACGACCTGAACCTCGTGATGGAGATCGAGCCGTTCCCCGGCCGCGAACCGAGCGCCCGCCAGCTGGCCGAAGCGATCGACGTGCTCGCCGAGTACGACGCGCGCGCCATCTTCTCCGAGGTGCAACTCCCCGACCGCCCCGCCCGCGTCCTGGCCGACGAAGCCGGCGTCCGGCTCGGCATCCTCGACCCGCTCGGGGGCGGGGAGGGGCGCGAGGGGTACCTCGCGACGATGCGCTACAACGCCCAGACCATCCGCGACGCGCTGTCCGCCGACTGATGCGACGTGCGGTGGGCCGTGCCGCGCTACCCTGGAGGGATGGAGTTCACCCCGTGAGCGACGTCCCCGCCCCCACCACCCCCACGTCCCGGACCGAGGCCACCCCCTCGGCCCGGGACGCGGTCGCGGCCCCCGCGCTCGAGGTGACGGACCTGCGCGTGACGCGCGGCGAGGCCCTCGTCCTCGACGACGTGTCGTTCACCCTCCCCCGCGAACGCTTCCTCGCCGTCATCGGCCCCAACGGCGCGGGGAAGTCCACCCTCGTCCAGGCGCTCCTCGGCCTCGTGCGGCCCGACCGAGGCCGCGTCCGCGTGTTCGGGCGCGCGCCCCGCAGCGAACCTCGCCGCATCGGCTACGTCCCGCAACTCAAGACGTTCGACCGGACCTTCCCCGCCACCGCCCTCGAGCTCGTCGTGTCCGGCGCGCGCGGGCGCTGGCCGGCCCGCACCACCCCCACCGAGCGCGACGCCGCCTGCGCCGCCCTCGAACGGGTCGGCGCCACCCGCCTTCGCGACCGCCCGCTCGCCCGCCTCTCGGGCGGCGAACTGCAGCGCGCCTTCCTCGCCCGTGCCCTCGTGCGCGAGCCGGATCTGGTGATCCTCGACGAGCCCGCCACCGGCGTCGACTTCCTCGCCGAGCACGACCTCAACCACCTGCTCGAGGCCTACCAACGCGACGCCCGCGCGACGGTGCTGATGGTGACGCACGACCTCGCGGCCGCCCGCCACCACGCCAGCGACGTGCTCGTCCTCAACCGCGCCCGCATCGGCTTCGGCCCCCCCGAGCGCGCCCTCACGCGCGCCTGCCTCGAGCAGGCCTACGGGCACGTCGGGCACGACCACGACCTGGCCCTGCCGTGAGGGGGTGACGCCGATGGAGATCCTGCTCGAACCCCTCCAGTACGCCTTCCTCCAACGCGCCCTCCTCGGTGGCGCGGCGATCGCGATGATGACCGGCCTGCTCGGGGTGTTCGTCGTTCAGCGCGGCCTCGCGTTCCTCGGCAGCGGCCTCGCGCACGCCTCCTTCGGAGGGATCGCGCTCGGAGCGCTCGTCGCCTACGCCGTCGGCGGCGCCGGCCTCCTCGCGCAACCGTTGTGGGTGGCGCTGCCGTTCACGCTCGCCGCCGCCCTCGCGATCGCCTGGGTGCGCGACCGCACCGACCTCTCGAGCGACACCGCCATCGGCGTGTTCTTCGCCGTCGCCGTCGCGCTCGGGGTCCTGTTCCTCTCGCTCATCCCCCCCGACGCGAACGTCGTCGACGTCTACCACCTGCTGTTCGGCTCGATCCTCGCGGTCGGCCCCGCCGACCTCCGGATCATCCTCGTCACCGCCACCGCGGTCCTCGCCCTCCTGATCCTCACCTGGGGCCGCCTCGCCTACGCGACGT is a genomic window of Trueperaceae bacterium containing:
- a CDS encoding metal ABC transporter substrate-binding protein; translation: EDEHADEHAHEDEHADEHAHDHGDGNPHVFTDPGTMMEITRILADRFAAHWPEEADAIRAAETAYLTDLAALDAEIATLLAPVAGQAFVPFHDAWSSFAAHYDLNLVMEIEPFPGREPSARQLAEAIDVLAEYDARAIFSEVQLPDRPARVLADEAGVRLGILDPLGGGEGREGYLATMRYNAQTIRDALSAD
- a CDS encoding metal ABC transporter ATP-binding protein, whose product is MSDVPAPTTPTSRTEATPSARDAVAAPALEVTDLRVTRGEALVLDDVSFTLPRERFLAVIGPNGAGKSTLVQALLGLVRPDRGRVRVFGRAPRSEPRRIGYVPQLKTFDRTFPATALELVVSGARGRWPARTTPTERDAACAALERVGATRLRDRPLARLSGGELQRAFLARALVREPDLVILDEPATGVDFLAEHDLNHLLEAYQRDARATVLMVTHDLAAARHHASDVLVLNRARIGFGPPERALTRACLEQAYGHVGHDHDLALP
- a CDS encoding metal ABC transporter permease, which encodes MEILLEPLQYAFLQRALLGGAAIAMMTGLLGVFVVQRGLAFLGSGLAHASFGGIALGALVAYAVGGAGLLAQPLWVALPFTLAAALAIAWVRDRTDLSSDTAIGVFFAVAVALGVLFLSLIPPDANVVDVYHLLFGSILAVGPADLRIILVTATAVLALLILTWGRLAYATFDADLAAADGLPVRLLDYGLFAVAAVAVVVSAQVVGIVLMAAYLVIPAAAARLAARSLVAMSVGAVTIGVTTTLVGLFASYVADVPSGAAIILLQALVFGVAAVTSRR